CACGCTCGTCGAAGGCGATCTGAACGCGGTCCTGGATCTCCTGCGCCGCTGCATCGAAACCGTGGCGGCTGACTATCCGCGCGTTTCCTGCACCGCCAAACTTGACGTGCGACGCGGTCACAGCGGCCGCTTGCAAGCCAAAATCGCCAGCGTCGAACGACGCCTCGGCCGTCCCTTGAAAAAAACTCCGGGAGCTTGATCTATGCCCGCCACTCAACTGGAAGCAATTTTGGGGCGCATTCCCAGCGGGCTGTTTATTCTCACCATCGCGCACGAAGGCAACGAAACCGGCATGCTCGCCAGTTGGGTCATGCAGGCCGGCTTCGATCCGCCGATGGTTACCGTGGCCGTCAAACAAGGCCGCTATGTGGCCCAGTGGTTATCCGCCAACGAATCCTTTGTGCTGAATTTGCTGCGCGACGATCAAAAGTCGCTCCTCAGCCATTTCGGCCACGGCTTCGAGCCCGGCACACCCGCCTTCACCGGCTTAAAAGTGCATCGCACTTCCGGCAATCTGCCCGCGCTAACCGACGCCTTGGGACACTTGGAGTGCCGCCCAAAAACGTACTTCGATTCCGGCGATCACCGTATTTTTCTGGCCCAAGTGCTCGCTGGCCACTTGGCGGCCGATGGTCAGCCCTA
This genomic interval from Pirellulales bacterium contains the following:
- a CDS encoding MTH1187 family thiamine-binding protein produces the protein MVLLEFSVSPLGAGESVSSAVAKCLELVEQSGLDYQLHAMGTLVEGDLNAVLDLLRRCIETVAADYPRVSCTAKLDVRRGHSGRLQAKIASVERRLGRPLKKTPGA
- a CDS encoding flavin reductase family protein, which gives rise to MPATQLEAILGRIPSGLFILTIAHEGNETGMLASWVMQAGFDPPMVTVAVKQGRYVAQWLSANESFVLNLLRDDQKSLLSHFGHGFEPGTPAFTGLKVHRTSGNLPALTDALGHLECRPKTYFDSGDHRIFLAQVLAGHLAADGQPYVHIRKNGLRY